A stretch of Lepidochelys kempii isolate rLepKem1 chromosome 14, rLepKem1.hap2, whole genome shotgun sequence DNA encodes these proteins:
- the LOC140897775 gene encoding olfactory receptor 14A16-like, which translates to MSNQTTMTEFLLLGFSDVPELQILCFVVFLVLYLISLLGNLLIITAIALDRHLHTPMYFFLMNLSILDLGSISATIPKSMANSLMTTRSISYAGCVAQVFLVVFFTSADFAILTIMAYDRYTAICQPLHYETVMNRRACVQMAASALISVLLYSAVHTGNTFAISFCGGNMVDQFFCEVPQLLKLACSDSEISEVGFLIFSVCLASSCFIFIIVSYVQIFTTVLRIPPEQGRHKAFSTCLPHLIVVSLFICTGSFTYLKPTSSSTSGLDLVVAVLYSVLPPMMNPIIYGMRSKELKGALSKLIVWRLFSKNKMSLFLLQ; encoded by the coding sequence ATGTCCAACCAAACCACCATGACCGAATTCCTTCTCCTGGGGTTCTCTGATGTTCCAGAACTGCAGATTTTATGCTTTGTGGTGTTTCTAGTGCTTTACCTGATATCCCTACTGGGGAACCTTCTTATCATCACAGCCATAGCCCTAGACCGacaccttcacacccccatgtacttcttcctgatgAATCTGTCCATTCTAGACCTTGGCTCCATCTCTGCCACCATCCCCAAATCCATGGCTAACTCCCTCATGACCACAAGATCGATTTCTTATGCTGGATGTGTTGCCCAAGTCTTTCTCGTCGtcttcttcacttcagcagatttTGCCATACTGACCATCATGGCATACGACCGATACACTGCCATCTGCCAACCACTGCACTATGAGACAGTGATGAACAGAAGAGCTTGTGTCCAAATGGCAGCCAGTGCCTTGATCAGTGTTCTTCTCTACTCTGCAGTGCACACTGGAAACACCTTTGCAATATCCTTCTGTGGAGGGAACATGGTGGATCAGTTCTTCTGTGAAGTCCCCCAGCTACTCAAGCTCGCTTGCTCTGATTCAGAAATCAGTGAAGTTGGGTTTCTCATCTTTAGTGTGTGCTTAGCCTCAAGCTGCTTTATTTTCATAATTGTGTCATATGTTCAGATCTTCACCACAGTGCTGAGAATCCCCCCTGAGCAGGGCAGGcataaagccttctccacctgcctccCTCACCTCATTGTGGTCTCCTTGTTTATTTGCACGGGGAGCTTTACCTACTTGAAACCCACCTCCAGCTCTACCTCAGGTCTGGATCTCGTGGTGGCTGTTCTCTATTCTGTGTTGCCACCAATGATGAATCCCATCATCTACGGCATGAGGAGCAAGGAGCTCAAAGGTGCATTGAGTAAACTGATAGTTTGGAGGTTATTCTCTAAGAATAAAATGTCCTTATTTCTTCTTCAGTAA
- the LOC140897455 gene encoding olfactory receptor 11A1-like encodes MADTKERNQTSITGFILLDFGNLHELKILLFLLFLAIYIVTVAGNILIVALVVSDQHLHTPMYFFLGNLSCLETCYTSTILPRMLASLLTGDRSISVRGCLVQFDIFGSLLAAECCLLLVMSYDRYLAICKPLHYAARMNSRFSFQLAAGSWLSGSVVSSITVCWLSQLIFCGPNEIDHFLCDYTPLIKLSCSDTSLMVLVISPLCFIFILLPFLLTLASYTAIISTVLRISSSAGRQKAFSTCSSHLIVVTIFYGTLFVVYMLPDTAALRDLNKVSSVFYTILTPVVNPLIYSLRNKEVKEALRKALSKTMAFITNHKLFSQHLL; translated from the coding sequence ATGGCAGACACAAAGGAGAGAAATCAAACGTCCATCACAGGATTTATCCTCCTGGACTTTGGGAATCTCCATGAACTGAaaattcttctcttcctgctgttTCTGGCGATCTACATTGTGACAGTGGCTGGGAACATCCTCATTGTTGCACTAGTTGTGTCCGATcagcaccttcacacccccatgtacttcttcctggggaacttgtcctgcttggagacctgctacacctccaccatcctgcccaggatgctggccagtctcctgactggGGACAGATCCATTTCTGTTCGTGGCTGCCTGGTACAATTTGATATCTTTGGTTCTCTGTTAGCTGCAGAATGTTGTCTCTTATTAGTGATGTCTTACGATCGGTATTTAGCCATATGCAAACCACTGCATTATGCAGCCCGCATGAATAGTAGATTTTCCTTCCAGCTAGCAGCTGGGTCTTGGCTAAGTGGGTCTGTAGTCAGCAGCATCACAGTATGTTGGCTATCACAATTGATTTTCTGTGGCCCCAATGAAATTGACCATTTCCTTTGTGATTACACCCCATTGATAAAACTGTCCTGCAGTGACACCAGCTTGATGGTTCTTGTGATTTCCCCTCTCTGCTTCATATTCATTCTTCTCCCATTTCTATTAACCCTGGCATCTTACACGGCTATCATCAGCACTGTCCTGAGAATCTCTTCCAGCGCTGGAAGGCAAAAGGCTttttccacctgctcctctcacctcattgTGGTGACAATTTTCTATGGGACCCTGTTTGTTGTTTACATGCTCCCAGACACTGCTGCACTGCGAGACCTGAACAAAGTGTCCTCTGTCTTCTACACCATCCTGACTCCCGTGGTCaatcccctcatctacagcctgagaaacaaggaGGTCAAGGAGGCCCTGAGAAAAGCTCTAAGTAAGACTATGGCTTTTATAACCAATCACAAACTTTTTTCTCAACATTTATTGTAA